Below is a window of Desmonostoc muscorum LEGE 12446 DNA.
CGACAACTTCTTGGGTACGTTGTTTGCTAGCCTCAGAAATTTCCTTGGCGTAACCACCTGCGGCGACGGTTTCTTCTTCGAGTTTGACTTCGACGAATTTTGCCCCTAAGCTTTGTACTTCTTCTTTGACGGCGGGACGAATATCAAAGGCTTCTACGACTGCACCCAAGCGTCTGGCGGTGGCGATCGCTTGCAATCCAGCCACACCAGCACCCATAATAAATACTTTAGCTGGAGCGATGGTGCCTGCGGCTGTTGTCAGCATCGGGAAATATTTCGGTAATGCAGCTGCGGCAATCAATACTGCCTTGTAACCTGCTAGTGAAGCTTGCGAGGACAAAGCATCCATACTTTGCGCCCTGGTGGTACGGGGGATCATTTCCATACTCAAGGCTGTGACTTTGCGATTTGCCAATTGCTGCGCCACCACGGGATTTCCCAAGGGATTCAGGAAACTGACTAATACAGCTCCTTCCTTTAACAACTCAATTTCTGAGCGTCCATCTTCTCGCTCTTGGGGTGGGCTAACTTTCAGCAGAATGTCTGCTTCGCTCCATAATTTGACAGAATCGCTGATTATTGTAGCTCCTGCTGCTTCATAGGCGGGATCGCTGAAAAAAGATCGCTCTCCTGCACCCGATTCTACCCAAACTTCCAAACCTTGTTTTACCAATCGGGCAACCATGTCAGGAATTAATGCCACACGACGTTCACAAACTTCAATTTCTTTAGCAACTGCTATTCTCATGAAATCTCCTGAAGATAAATACTTAATCTCTGCCAAGTAAGCGATCGCCCCGTTCAGGGATATCTCGCACTTTTTAGTACTGAGGCAGGTACATCAGCCATGATTTTTACTAGTAGATTGAACCTTGAATTTTTCCTCTCCCAGTCTTACTTCTCAGGCAAAGCCTGACTTTGGCGCTTGCAGATGTTGCATTTTTAGATAGTTGCAAATAGGGTTACGTATTGCACATCCTAAGTTGATTCCCAAATTTTGCATCTTTATCTTCAGCTTATTTTCGGGATTGAGAAATTGGCTATTCCTTTCTTATAGAGTAATATTGACCAAATTTTTGAAGCTTGATAATTTTCAAATCAAATTTTAATAATTCCGACTTTCATTCCAACTTATTTTAATCAATTTATCTCAGGTTAACTGGCGATCGCTGATTGCACGGCTCAATTTTTATAACAAAATTCTTAAATTTAGATACACTTGTACATATTCGGAAACACAATCCAATCTCAACTGTGTTTTCATTTAGTTCAAAATTTGACTAACCTAGCAATCAAATCAAGACTCTGTAAGGATAATCAAGTGAATAGAATTAAAGTTAAATTTAGTACTAAGCAATATTACTGTCAGCCAAAACGCACAAAAAATGGCACTTTTTTTTGCTATTGAACGTCCATTGTCAGGAAGTCAGTAGTAAAGTTTAGTAAAGAATACTAACACACAGTTATTTTAGATAACCGATTTATATTTTGGTGGAGAGAGCCTAACTATGCGACGTTTATTTTCTGCTTTAGCCGTGACTGGCTGTTTGCTGACTGCATTTCCAGCCCTGACTTGGGCGCAAAGCTTACCTGGGTTTACGCTCTTTAGCGGTGTCAAAGGTGAGAATCAGCTGCCCTTCCGGTTAGATTTTGGTGGACAATCTAATGGTTGGGATCGTTATAGATTGAGGATTCCAGGTCAAAGAATGAAATTGGCAGTTGCTCAATTTGCCATTACCTATCCTAATTATTACGAAGGAATTTTTGACCCCAAAAAAGTTGAGGTACGAGTAAAAGGTAAACCGGTGAAGCTTTCTGAGGTGAAGTGGGACAAAGAAGGTAAGCTGATTAGTATTTTTCCCGAAGAACCGGTACCAGCAGGTAGTGGAGTTGAGTTAGTGTTATCTAACGTCAAAAACCCCTCCTTTGGTGGAATGTATTATTTTAACTGCCAAGTTCTCTCCCCTGGCGATGTACCACTACTGCGTTACATGGGGACATGGATTTTGAGCATTAGTTAAGTCTGGGGACTGGGGACTAGGGATTAGGGACTGGGAACAGGAGACTAGTAAATAAATACTTAGCAATACTTTCTCAGCACCCAATACCCAGTCCCTAGTCCCCAATCCCCAGTACCCCATTCCCCATTCCCCATTAAGGTGATAAAATTGGAGATTGTGAGTTTTTATAAAAATCACCTAAGAGGAGAATAGTATGCAAAGAACACTAGGCGGCACTTCTCGTAAGAGAAAAAGAACCTCTGGTTTTCGCGCTCGGATGCGGACACCAGATGGCAGAAACGTGATTAGGGCTAGAAGAAGAAAGGGGCGTCACCGTCTGAGCGTTTAAGTATATCTACTTGTAAGGTATCTGTGGCTTTGCCCAAAGCAAATCGGCTAAAATCCCGAAAAGATTTCCAGGCAGTTTTCCGGGAAGGAATTCGGCGTCATGGCTCTTACTTAACATTGAGAGCCTTAAAACCTTTATGTTCGATAAATCCTTCTTTGGATACCCCCACTGAGACTACACAAGCAACCGACTCAGGACATCTTGCCAGCACGCAAATTGGCATTTCGATTAGCACAAAAGTCAGTAAAAGAGCAGTGGTTCGCAACCGAATCAAACGGCAGATTACTGCTGCTTTACACGATTTATTGCCCAAATTATCACCAGGATGGCGGCTAGTGGTGGTTGTCAAACCCACAGCAGCAGAATCTAAGTGCGTAAGCCCACAATTTCTGCAAGAATTAGAGCAGTTGTTGGCACAAGCTGAGGTGTTCGATGGGCATTCGTGAAGAAGTTTATTATGAAGGCGGTCCCCATGTTGGGGATCTAATTATAAACCTGCTAATTGGGCTAAGCGTCGTTGGCATACCCTTGACAGTAGGGGCAATTGTTAGAGCATTATGGCTGCGTTTCCGCATCACCGATCGCCGAGTTACCGTGACAGGAGGTTGGCAAGGGCGCGATCGCACTGACGTAATTTACTCAGAAATTGTCAAAGTTGTCAAAGTCCCCCGTGGCATAGGCCTTTGGGGAGATATGGTACTAACCCTGAAAAACGGCAGTCGTCTGGAATTGCGTGCAATTCCTAATTTTCGGGAAGTCTATGACTACATTAATGAAAAAATTGCTGCGAAAAATCCCCAATATAGCGGCGCTGCTAACAATTGATGGGAAGGGACTGGGGACTGGGAACTGGGGACTGGGGACTGGGGACTGGGAAAGAGTTTTCCTAACCAATGCCCAATGCCCAATGCCCAATGCCCAATGCCCAATGCCCAATGCCAAAATTTGTGCGGCTATCCGTAGCGAAGGATAGTCGCACATAAGTCATGATTTAGATAAATTAGATCCAGTCAGTTTACAGTACCTCAGGTTAAATTCAGAATAATGGATTTTGGTATCGGCTTTCTCTCGAACAACGTGATGCTGCCAATCATAGATTTTTTCTATGGTATTTTTCCTAGCTATGGATTGGCGATCGTTGCTTTGACACTGATAGTCCGCTTTGCGCTCTATCCCCTGAGTGCTGGCTCAATTCGCAACATGCGGAAGATGCGAATTGTACAACCTCTGATGCAAAAGCGGATGGCAGAAATCAAAGAGCGCTATAAGGACGATCCGCAGAAGCAGCAGGAAGAAATGGTCAATGTCCAAAAAGAATTTGGCAACCCATTGGCGGGCTGTTTTCCCTTGCTAGTACAAATGCCTGTCTTATTAGCGCTGTTCGCCACTTTACGGGGTTCGCCTTTTGCAGGTGTGAACTACAGCGTTAACTTGCAAGTCTTTCCCGCAGAACAGATCGAACAAATTCAACCCCAAGCCTTTGCCACTCCTCCTCAAAATATTTACGTTGCTGATGGCGAACACGTTAAGGTAACTGCAATCCTGCCCAGCGGTAACAAACTAGCGGTGGGAGAACAAACCAAAATACAGTATCAGACCATCGAGGGCAAACCATTTCAGGTACTTTTAGCAGAACACCCAGAAACAAAGCTGATTCCTGAATGGAAAGTCACCAAAGGGGAAGAAAGGGTAAAAGTTGACGCCGAGGGCAATTTGCAAGCCTTGCAACCAGGAGAGGTGACTCTTCAAGGAACAATTCCTGGATTAGCAGCAGAAAAAGGCTTCTTATTTATCGATGCCTTAGGTAGGGTTGGTGCAACCGATCCAGATGGCACAATCCACTGGGATATCGTCGCCATGATTGTCTTCTTTGGAATCAGCCTTTATGTTAGCCAAATGCTTTCCGGGCAAAATTCCAGCGGTGGCAATCCGAACCAGGACACAGTTAACAAAATCACCCCAGTCATCTTTTCTGGAATGTTTTTGTTCTTCCCCTTACCTGCTGGGGTGTTGATGTATATGGTGATTGGTAATATTTTCCAAACCGCACAAACTTATCTTCTCTCCCGCGAACCGCTACCAGAAGAACTGCAAAAAATCGTAGCAGATCAAGAAAAACAAGCAGCAGTCACAGAACAAAAAGCATTACCATTTGAGCCGAAAAGTTCCAAGAAAAAAGCTACAGGGGGTTCATGAGTAATATTCCCATGCAGCGAGGTCAGCAGTGGTTAAAAACACTGCTGGAACTCAGTGGAATATCTACTGAGATTCACGGTAATGTAGAAACTGCCCAACCAGACGAGGATTCCCCAGAATCAGATAACTACTGGTTGACAATTGATCAAACGAATTTGACACCAGAACAAATCCAGGTATTAATTGGTGCCGATGGTTCTGTACTAGATGCCATTCAGTATCTAGCAAATTCGGTTCTTAACTTGAGCCAATCCCAAGAAGAACAAGCTTCTTACACTATTGAGTTGAATGGCTACCGTGTCAAAAGAGAAGCCGAAATTCGCGCACTAGCAGAAGCAGCAGCCGATGAAGTGCGCTTTTCTGGTAGAGAAGTAGAAATCAAATCCCTCAGTTCTGCGGAACGGCGTCAAATCCATACTTTCTTGAAAGACTTTGGAGATTTGGAAACCTTCAGTCGCGGTAAAGAACCACATCGTCATTTGGTTGTGCGTCCAGCTGGGTTGGAATAAGTTAGGAGTTAGGAGTTAGGAGTTAGGAGTTAGGAGTTAGGAGTTAGGAGTTAGGAGTTAATTTAAAACTCGTAACTATAATAATTTCAAAATTTCTATTATCCCTAAGAGATAAAATAAAAAATGTATTATCAGCCCAATTGCTGGTAATCAAGATAAATTTTCGTGAGGATGTCTCACAAATCCTATGGACGCAATTTATATTCCGCAGCTAACTAGAGCATCGGAGCGGACAGAGGAAGTTGAAATTCAGGAATTTCTGCCTGGTCTGGAAACCTTGACACCAGTTCGTGGTCGTGTGCGTGTGCAGCATCATGGCAATTACCTGGAAGTGTCCGGTCAGGCAGAAACAATTATTACTTGCACCTGCAACCGCTGTTTGCAGCAATACAATCGACGTTTAGGGCTTGAGACAAAGGAAATCATCTGGTTAGAAGAAACTGCAAATCAGCTAAAAGACTTGCCTCTAGAAAGGGAAGTGACTATGGAAGATTTGGTAGAAACTTTACCACCTGATGGTTATTTTTCTCCCAGCGAATGGCTGTATGAGCAGATGTCTTTAGCAGTGCCTCAACGCCAACTGTGCGATCGCAATTGTCCAGGTATTCCTGCAAGTAGTACTATTGATAGTTCTGATATTTCTGATACTTCTGAAACTCCAGTTGATAACCGTTGGGCTTCTCTGGAAGCACTGAAAAAGCAACTTCCCGGACAATAACGTATCTAGTAGTTTTCTCAATTAATTTATGAGATTTATATAGAACCCGATTTCTTGAAGAAGTCGGGTTTCTAGTTTATTTTTTTGCATAAATAGTATATTTCAATATTTTTTCATGAAAGTAAATTTTAATATTGTAAAATCCTAAAATGCCCTAATCAGATAATTGATGTAAAATGTTTATATCCAAGTTTCAAGTATTTAATTATAAGTCATATCTCGATTCTGGTCTAATTCAATTTACTCCAGGTATCAATATAATTGTCGGGCAAAATAATTCAGGTAAAACTTCTTTACTTGAAGCATTTACACTCAATTTTGATAATCAACCACATTTAAGCTTAAAAACTTTTCCTACTAAATCAAAAAGAATAAATCAAGAATCACAAGTAAAGGTTTCTTTATTGATTCAAAAGGAAGAATTGTTGACTTTCTTAAAAGATATTCAATCTCCAATTGGAATCCTAGAACCAGCAATAATATTTGATGACGAAGAGTCTGCTATTCAATATTATATGGATTTAAGAAATGAAAGTCCTCCTGAGGCGATGGATATGCGAAATAATCTGATAGTTGATATATTCAAAAAATTTAAGAATTTTTTGGATACTTCTGAGCATATAGAGATAAATTTATCGATATTTTCTAAATTTAAACTAGAAACTAGTACCTTAGAAAAATTATCTACCTTTGAATTTTATAGTCCAGTTGGATCAACCGAAAAAGGTGAATATACATTTTATAAAATCAAATATGATGAAGATGAAGAATTAATTATTGAAATAAATGAAGATCTGTATGATTGGATTAATTCTTATCAAGCACAAATTAATGAAAGCATGGGCTATAAATTATTTGAATTTTTTGCACATAAAATATATCGATTTAAAGCTGAACGTTTAATTATTGGAAATTGTAGGTTTGAAAATAATCCTGAACTTAAATCAGATATGTCTAATCTGGCTGAAGTTCTCAGCATATTACAAGGAATAAATCCAGAACGTTTTAGAAGGTTTAATGATTATGTTTCGAGTGTTTTACCACAAATAAAAGGTGTTTCTGTACGACATCAAGATGATTCTATAGTTGAAATTATGATATGGACAATAGATCCTAAGAGTGAAAGAGATGACTTATCATTCCCACTTGCATCATGTGGAACTGGAGTAAGTCAAGTTCTGGTAATTTTATGCATTTTGATTACCTCTCAAGAACCGCGTACTATCATTATTGATGAACCACAATCATTCCTACATCCAGGAGCAGCAAAAAAACTTATAGAAACTCTTAAACAATTTCCACAGCACCAATATTTTATTGCTACTCATTCGCCAGAAATTATCGCATCTGCGAATCCATCTACTATTATCAAACTCCAATATCAAGATTGTGAAACAACAGCATCAGTAATAAATACAAAAGATATAGAATCACAAAACGAAATTTTAGCTGAACTTGGAGTTAGGTTATCCGATGTTTTTGGTGCTGATAATATTCTCTGGGTAGAAGGACAAACTGAGGAGAAATGTTTTCCACTTGTATTGGAGAAAATTGCAAGCATACCATTAATGGGTATTAAAATTTTATCTGTCAATAGCACTGATGCTCTTTTGGATGGAAAACGGTCTGACCTTGTTTTTGATATTTATAAAAAACTTACAACGGGAGCAACTCTGTTTCCGCCAGCAATTGGATTTATATTCGATAGAGAAAATAAAACAGAAGCAAAGATTCAAGAACTAGAGAAGAGAGGTGCGAATTTTTTACGCCTACCTATGTATGAAAATTATCTACTTGATCCTGAACCTATATCAATGGTAATTAATGAAGAAGCTAGATGGCTAGAAACACCTATCAGCATTACTCAAGTTCAAGAATATCTTGACAAAATCAAACAGGAAAAATCCTATCTGCTTCAAGGCGTAAAAAGAGAACAAGTTTCAGATAATAATTGGTTATATAAGATTCACGGTGCAAAGATACTTGAAAGCATGTTCCAAGAATTATGTGAGAATAAATTGGAATTTAGAAAAACTAAACACTCTTATAAGCTTACAGAATGGTTAGTTGAGAATAAACCTGATTTCTTGTCTGAACTGGCTGAAGAATTAGGAAATTACTTAAAGAAAAATCAGTAATTATTTTTATACTGGTTATCTCATCACGATTGCCACAACAGACCGATCGCACTGGCAAGCGCTATGAACTGGTAGATGTTGGTTTTTTAGTTGTTAGAGGTGATACAAACCTGAACAATGAGAGAAGAACTAATAAGCACAGCTACATATGAACTTTCGTGAAGAGTTTAAACTGCTGCTACGCGCCCGCTACCCCTTGATTTATATTCCTACCTATGAGGAGGAGCGGGTAGAAGCAGCTATCCGGGAAGAAGCAACTAACCAAGGTAATCGCCCAGTCTATACTTGGGATTTTGTCGATGGTTACCAGGGAAACCCTAATGATGCGGGGTTTGGGCGGCGTAACCCGTTGCAAGCTTTAGAATTTATCGAAAAATTACCAGCCTCTGCGCCAGCAGTATTGATTTTACGAGATTATCATCGCTTTTTAGATGATGTGGCGATCGCTCGCAAACTCCGCAACCTCGCCCGACTCCTGAAGTCGCAACCAAAAAATATTGTACTGCTGTCCCCACGCATCGCCATTCCTGACGATTTAACCGAAGTGCTGACAGTCGTCGAGTTTCCGTTACCCAGTGCCCCAGAAATTAAAACTGAGATCGAACGCTTACTGCAAAGTACTGGTAACTCACTTTCTGGGAAAGTTTTAGATGACTTGGTGCGCTCTTGTCAAGGGCTTTCGATGGAAAGGATTCGGCGGGTTTTGGCAAGAGCGATCGCTAGCCACGGTCAATTGCAGCCAGAAGACGTGGATCTGGTTTTGGAAGAAAAGCGCCAAACTATCCGCCAGACCCAAATCCTGGACTTCTACCCCGCCACTGAGCAAATTTCTGATATTGGCGGACTGGATAACTTAAAAGATTGGCTGATTCGTCGGGGAGGCTCATTTAGTGAACGGGCAAGGCAGTACGGATTACCGCACCCCCGTGGTTTAATGTTGGTGGGTATTCAGGGAACTGGTAAATCGTTAACTGCAAAAGCGATCGCTCATCACTGGCATTTACCCCTGCTACGTTTGGATGTGGGGCGGTTATTTGGTGGTTTGGTGGGCGAGTCAGAATCTCGCACCCGCCAAATGATTCAGGTAGCTGAAGCCCTCGCCCCCTGTATTTTGTGGATTGATGAAATAGATAAAGCCTTTTCGGGGCTTGGTAGCAAAGGTGATGCCGGTACTACTAGCCGCGTCTTTGGCACATTTATTAACTGGCTAGCCGAAAAGACCTCACCCGTGTTTGTCGTCGCCACCGCCAACGATATTCAAGCCCTACCGCCAGAAATGCTGCGTAAAGGGCGGTTTGATGAAATTTTCTTTGTGGGTTTGCCCACCCAAGAAGAGAGAAAAGCAATTTTTAATGTTCATTTATCCCGACTGCGCCCCCATAACTTAAAAAGTTATGACATCGACAGGTTAGCATACGAGACACCCGACTTTTCTGGGGCAGAAATTGAGCAAACTTTAATTGAAGCGATGCACATTGGATTTAGCCAAAACCGTGATTTTACTAAAGACGATATTTTAGAGGCTGCTAGTCAAATCATCCCCTTAGCGCGAACTGCCGTCGAGCAAATTCAGCAACTTCAAGAATGGGCTGCTGCGGGGAGAGCGCGTTTAGCATCGAAACACAGTCCTTTGAGCGATAGCTTCGGTAAGCTACGGTAATACCATTTTGGATTTTAGATTTTAGATTTTGGATTGAGAATTTCTCGATGTTAGAGGGTTCTATGAATCCATCTGTTGCATTCATTTTCCAAATTGGTATAACAGAGTGGCAGCTAGAATAATCGATTGAAACAGACCACACTGCGTCCCCTTGTGGTCTCTTTACAATCCAAAATCCAAAATCCAAAATCTAAAATTGATTGACCCCTTGATAATCAGGTATTAATTATGTTGTCTGGCTTAGTAAAGTATATACTTGGGATTTTCTTAGCGATCGCTGTATTAATAGGTGGCGGTGTTGCAGTTGCACTCTATTTTATGAATCGCACCGGCATACCCCCTGCCAAACCGATTTTTTCTAATGACAGCCCCTCGGTGAAAGCCCAAGCTCC
It encodes the following:
- a CDS encoding Re/Si-specific NAD(P)(+) transhydrogenase subunit alpha, with protein sequence MRIAVAKEIEVCERRVALIPDMVARLVKQGLEVWVESGAGERSFFSDPAYEAAGATIISDSVKLWSEADILLKVSPPQEREDGRSEIELLKEGAVLVSFLNPLGNPVVAQQLANRKVTALSMEMIPRTTRAQSMDALSSQASLAGYKAVLIAAAALPKYFPMLTTAAGTIAPAKVFIMGAGVAGLQAIATARRLGAVVEAFDIRPAVKEEVQSLGAKFVEVKLEEETVAAGGYAKEISEASKQRTQEVVAEHVKNSDVVITTAQVPGRQAPRLVTEEMVAQMKPGSVIVDLAAEQGGNCACTEPGKDIVWNGVTIIGPINLPSSMPVHASQLYSKNVTSLIQLLINKEKALQVDFGDDIVDAACVTHAGEIRNQRVRDALQALNSQQPAVN
- a CDS encoding DUF2808 domain-containing protein, translating into MRRLFSALAVTGCLLTAFPALTWAQSLPGFTLFSGVKGENQLPFRLDFGGQSNGWDRYRLRIPGQRMKLAVAQFAITYPNYYEGIFDPKKVEVRVKGKPVKLSEVKWDKEGKLISIFPEEPVPAGSGVELVLSNVKNPSFGGMYYFNCQVLSPGDVPLLRYMGTWILSIS
- the rpmH gene encoding 50S ribosomal protein L34 — encoded protein: MQRTLGGTSRKRKRTSGFRARMRTPDGRNVIRARRRKGRHRLSV
- the rnpA gene encoding ribonuclease P protein component, encoding MALPKANRLKSRKDFQAVFREGIRRHGSYLTLRALKPLCSINPSLDTPTETTQATDSGHLASTQIGISISTKVSKRAVVRNRIKRQITAALHDLLPKLSPGWRLVVVVKPTAAESKCVSPQFLQELEQLLAQAEVFDGHS
- a CDS encoding PH domain-containing protein, encoding MGIREEVYYEGGPHVGDLIINLLIGLSVVGIPLTVGAIVRALWLRFRITDRRVTVTGGWQGRDRTDVIYSEIVKVVKVPRGIGLWGDMVLTLKNGSRLELRAIPNFREVYDYINEKIAAKNPQYSGAANN
- the yidC gene encoding membrane protein insertase YidC gives rise to the protein MDFGIGFLSNNVMLPIIDFFYGIFPSYGLAIVALTLIVRFALYPLSAGSIRNMRKMRIVQPLMQKRMAEIKERYKDDPQKQQEEMVNVQKEFGNPLAGCFPLLVQMPVLLALFATLRGSPFAGVNYSVNLQVFPAEQIEQIQPQAFATPPQNIYVADGEHVKVTAILPSGNKLAVGEQTKIQYQTIEGKPFQVLLAEHPETKLIPEWKVTKGEERVKVDAEGNLQALQPGEVTLQGTIPGLAAEKGFLFIDALGRVGATDPDGTIHWDIVAMIVFFGISLYVSQMLSGQNSSGGNPNQDTVNKITPVIFSGMFLFFPLPAGVLMYMVIGNIFQTAQTYLLSREPLPEELQKIVADQEKQAAVTEQKALPFEPKSSKKKATGGS
- a CDS encoding Jag family protein yields the protein MSNIPMQRGQQWLKTLLELSGISTEIHGNVETAQPDEDSPESDNYWLTIDQTNLTPEQIQVLIGADGSVLDAIQYLANSVLNLSQSQEEQASYTIELNGYRVKREAEIRALAEAAADEVRFSGREVEIKSLSSAERRQIHTFLKDFGDLETFSRGKEPHRHLVVRPAGLE
- a CDS encoding YceD family protein; translated protein: MDAIYIPQLTRASERTEEVEIQEFLPGLETLTPVRGRVRVQHHGNYLEVSGQAETIITCTCNRCLQQYNRRLGLETKEIIWLEETANQLKDLPLEREVTMEDLVETLPPDGYFSPSEWLYEQMSLAVPQRQLCDRNCPGIPASSTIDSSDISDTSETPVDNRWASLEALKKQLPGQ
- a CDS encoding ATP-dependent nuclease codes for the protein MFISKFQVFNYKSYLDSGLIQFTPGINIIVGQNNSGKTSLLEAFTLNFDNQPHLSLKTFPTKSKRINQESQVKVSLLIQKEELLTFLKDIQSPIGILEPAIIFDDEESAIQYYMDLRNESPPEAMDMRNNLIVDIFKKFKNFLDTSEHIEINLSIFSKFKLETSTLEKLSTFEFYSPVGSTEKGEYTFYKIKYDEDEELIIEINEDLYDWINSYQAQINESMGYKLFEFFAHKIYRFKAERLIIGNCRFENNPELKSDMSNLAEVLSILQGINPERFRRFNDYVSSVLPQIKGVSVRHQDDSIVEIMIWTIDPKSERDDLSFPLASCGTGVSQVLVILCILITSQEPRTIIIDEPQSFLHPGAAKKLIETLKQFPQHQYFIATHSPEIIASANPSTIIKLQYQDCETTASVINTKDIESQNEILAELGVRLSDVFGADNILWVEGQTEEKCFPLVLEKIASIPLMGIKILSVNSTDALLDGKRSDLVFDIYKKLTTGATLFPPAIGFIFDRENKTEAKIQELEKRGANFLRLPMYENYLLDPEPISMVINEEARWLETPISITQVQEYLDKIKQEKSYLLQGVKREQVSDNNWLYKIHGAKILESMFQELCENKLEFRKTKHSYKLTEWLVENKPDFLSELAEELGNYLKKNQ
- a CDS encoding AAA family ATPase; translation: MNFREEFKLLLRARYPLIYIPTYEEERVEAAIREEATNQGNRPVYTWDFVDGYQGNPNDAGFGRRNPLQALEFIEKLPASAPAVLILRDYHRFLDDVAIARKLRNLARLLKSQPKNIVLLSPRIAIPDDLTEVLTVVEFPLPSAPEIKTEIERLLQSTGNSLSGKVLDDLVRSCQGLSMERIRRVLARAIASHGQLQPEDVDLVLEEKRQTIRQTQILDFYPATEQISDIGGLDNLKDWLIRRGGSFSERARQYGLPHPRGLMLVGIQGTGKSLTAKAIAHHWHLPLLRLDVGRLFGGLVGESESRTRQMIQVAEALAPCILWIDEIDKAFSGLGSKGDAGTTSRVFGTFINWLAEKTSPVFVVATANDIQALPPEMLRKGRFDEIFFVGLPTQEERKAIFNVHLSRLRPHNLKSYDIDRLAYETPDFSGAEIEQTLIEAMHIGFSQNRDFTKDDILEAASQIIPLARTAVEQIQQLQEWAAAGRARLASKHSPLSDSFGKLR